The Vescimonas coprocola genome includes a window with the following:
- a CDS encoding coenzyme F420-0:L-glutamate ligase, translated as MSRTLGTVARGVRTPIFREGDNVVEGVVSSVLTALKENGIQPHDKDVAAVTESVVARCQGNYATVEQIAADVKAKTGGKTMGVTFPILSRNRFSLLLSGIAAGVEKVVLMLSYPSDEVGNHLVSLDQLDEAGIDPWHDVLDLEQFRAAFGKVIHPFTGVDYVDFYKGIIEDAGAQAEIVFANRVQTVLDYTDTVICCDIHTRQRSKRLLKKAGARVVLGLDDLLTAPVNGSGYNPQYGLLGSNKADDTRVKLFPRDADVVAEAIGQRLSEATGKRIEAMVYGDGAFKDPVGKIWELADPVVSPGYTAGLEGTPNELKLKYLADHDFGDLSGEALQQAVAQKIREKDASVSLVGNMVSEGTTPRHLTDLIGSLCDLTSGSGDKGTPVIYIQGYFDNYTND; from the coding sequence ATGAGCAGAACACTGGGTACGGTGGCACGGGGCGTTCGCACCCCCATTTTCCGTGAGGGTGACAATGTGGTGGAGGGCGTGGTCTCCTCCGTCCTGACGGCACTGAAGGAGAACGGCATCCAGCCCCATGACAAGGATGTGGCGGCTGTCACCGAGTCCGTGGTGGCCCGCTGCCAGGGCAACTATGCCACGGTGGAGCAGATCGCCGCCGACGTGAAGGCCAAGACCGGCGGCAAGACGATGGGCGTCACCTTCCCCATCCTCAGCCGCAACCGCTTCTCCCTGCTGCTCAGCGGCATCGCCGCCGGTGTGGAGAAGGTGGTGCTGATGCTCAGCTATCCCTCCGACGAGGTGGGCAACCATCTGGTGTCGCTGGATCAGCTGGACGAGGCGGGCATCGACCCGTGGCACGACGTGCTGGATCTGGAGCAGTTCCGGGCCGCCTTCGGCAAGGTGATCCATCCCTTCACCGGTGTGGATTATGTGGATTTCTATAAGGGCATCATCGAGGATGCCGGGGCTCAGGCGGAGATCGTATTCGCCAACCGGGTGCAGACGGTGCTGGACTATACCGATACCGTCATCTGCTGCGATATCCACACCCGCCAGCGCAGCAAGCGCCTGCTGAAGAAGGCCGGCGCCCGTGTGGTGCTGGGTCTGGACGATCTGCTGACCGCTCCCGTCAACGGCAGCGGCTATAATCCGCAGTACGGCCTGCTGGGCAGCAATAAGGCCGACGACACCCGTGTCAAGCTCTTCCCCCGTGATGCCGACGTGGTGGCCGAGGCCATCGGCCAGCGGCTCAGCGAGGCCACCGGCAAGCGCATCGAGGCCATGGTCTACGGCGACGGTGCCTTCAAGGATCCTGTCGGTAAGATCTGGGAGCTGGCGGATCCCGTGGTCTCCCCCGGCTATACCGCCGGTCTGGAGGGTACACCCAACGAGCTGAAGCTGAAGTATCTGGCGGACCACGATTTCGGTGACCTGTCCGGCGAGGCGCTGCAGCAGGCGGTGGCCCAGAAGATCCGGGAAAAGGATGCCTCCGTCAGTCTGGTGGGCAACATGGTGTCCGAGGGGACGACCCCCCGGCACCTGACGGATCTTATCGGCTCCCTGTGCGACCTGACCAGCGGCTCCGGCGACAAGGGTACCCCTGTCATCTATATTCAGGGCTACTTCGATAACTATACCAACGACTGA
- the nifJ gene encoding pyruvate:ferredoxin (flavodoxin) oxidoreductase: MERKMKSMDGNNAAAHVSYAFSEVAAIYPITPSSPMADFVDQWSANGLKNIFGTKVKVVEMQSEAGAAGAVHGSLGAGALTTTYTASQGLLLMIPNMYKIAAEQLPAVFHVSARTVSTQALNIFGDHSDVMACRQTGFAMLCEGNVQEVMDLSPVAHLAALEGKVPFINFFDGFRTSHEIQKIAVWDYEDLKDMCDMDAVKEFRAHALNPEHPHMRGSHENGDIYFQHREACNKYYAALPAVVEKYMDKINAKLGTDYQLFNYYGAPDADRVIVAMGSICDVAEEVIDYLNAHGEKVGLVKVRLFRPFAPEKLVAAIPATAKRVAVLDRTKEPGAMGEPLYQDVVTALANAGKNDVQVIGGRYGLGSKDTPPASVFAVYEELKRDEMKRQFTIGIVDDVTNLSLPEDKNCPNTAAPGTIECKFWGLGGDGTVGANKNSIKIIGDHTDKYVQAYFQYDSKKTGGVTISHLRFGDHPIRSPYYINKADFVACHNPSYITKGYKMVNDVKPGGVFMINCQWDFEELNHHLKADAKRYIARNNIQLYTINAIDLAIEIGMGKRNNTILQSAFFSLAKVLPEEDAIRFMKEKAKASYLKKGQDVVDMNYKAIDLGATAYKKIDVPAEWADAVDEPDTRELKGKPELVKMVKEILEPVGKMDGDSLPVSAFAEHVDGQFELGASAYEKRGVAVSVPTWDANKCIQCNQCAYVCPHATIRPFALTAEEAKNAPEAAKIVDVKAGKGKGTYQFTMAISPLDCMGCGVCIGVCPVNALSMVPQEGELAQQDVFNYCVAEVSEKKDMQDNTVKGSQFKQPMLEFSGSCAGCAETSYARLVTQLFGDHMYISNATGCSSIWGGPAATSPYCANKEGHGPAWCNSLFEDNAEHGLGMYIGQNKIRQDLAEETRQLIAVEWARPELKAAAQAWLDTMEDGEANAEAARAFVKALEDSICTVEELAAVPQFAEHAAQLKAKGALFCDCAACTIAADLLSKKEYLAKKSMWIFGGDGWAYDIGYGGLDHVIASKQDVNIFVFDTEVYSNTGGQASKASNIGQVCQFAAAGKEVKKKSLAEIAMQYGYVYVAQVAMGANPAQTIKAIAEAEAYHGPSLIIGYSPCEMHSIKGGMMNCQKEMKRAVDCGYWNLFRFNPAAPAGQRFSMDSKAPAGGYQEFLMNEARYSRLTREFPDRAEALFARNEEEAKNRYEHLLKLIEMYDK; this comes from the coding sequence ATGGAAAGAAAAATGAAATCCATGGATGGCAACAACGCAGCGGCGCACGTTTCCTATGCGTTCTCTGAGGTTGCGGCCATCTATCCCATCACCCCGTCGTCCCCCATGGCGGACTTCGTGGACCAGTGGTCCGCCAACGGCCTGAAGAACATCTTCGGCACGAAGGTCAAGGTGGTGGAGATGCAGTCTGAAGCCGGTGCCGCCGGTGCAGTTCACGGCTCTCTGGGCGCAGGTGCGCTGACCACCACCTACACCGCCTCTCAGGGTCTGCTGCTGATGATCCCCAATATGTACAAGATCGCAGCCGAGCAGCTGCCCGCCGTGTTCCACGTCTCCGCCCGTACTGTGTCCACTCAGGCGCTGAACATCTTCGGTGACCACTCCGACGTCATGGCCTGCCGCCAGACCGGCTTTGCCATGCTGTGCGAGGGCAACGTGCAGGAGGTCATGGACCTGTCTCCCGTGGCCCATCTGGCCGCTCTGGAGGGCAAGGTCCCCTTCATCAACTTCTTCGACGGCTTCCGCACCAGCCATGAGATCCAGAAGATCGCCGTGTGGGATTACGAGGATCTGAAGGATATGTGCGACATGGACGCCGTGAAGGAGTTCCGTGCTCACGCCCTGAACCCGGAGCATCCCCATATGCGGGGCAGCCACGAGAACGGAGATATCTACTTCCAGCACCGTGAGGCCTGCAACAAGTACTATGCCGCTCTGCCCGCCGTGGTGGAGAAGTACATGGACAAGATCAATGCCAAGCTGGGTACCGACTACCAGCTGTTCAACTACTACGGCGCACCCGACGCCGACCGGGTCATCGTGGCCATGGGCTCCATCTGCGACGTGGCGGAGGAGGTCATTGACTACCTGAACGCCCACGGCGAGAAGGTGGGTCTGGTGAAGGTCCGTCTGTTCCGTCCCTTCGCCCCGGAAAAGCTGGTGGCCGCCATTCCCGCCACCGCCAAGCGTGTGGCCGTTCTGGACCGCACCAAGGAGCCCGGCGCTATGGGCGAGCCCCTGTATCAGGATGTAGTCACCGCTCTGGCCAACGCCGGCAAGAACGACGTGCAGGTCATCGGCGGCCGCTACGGTCTGGGCAGCAAGGATACGCCTCCCGCCTCCGTGTTCGCCGTGTATGAGGAGCTGAAGCGTGACGAGATGAAGCGCCAGTTCACCATCGGCATCGTGGACGACGTGACCAACCTGTCCCTGCCGGAGGATAAGAACTGTCCCAACACCGCCGCCCCCGGCACCATCGAGTGCAAGTTCTGGGGTCTGGGCGGCGACGGTACCGTGGGCGCCAACAAGAACTCCATCAAGATCATCGGCGACCACACCGACAAGTACGTGCAGGCCTACTTCCAGTATGACTCCAAAAAGACCGGCGGCGTGACCATCAGCCATCTGCGCTTCGGCGATCACCCCATCCGCTCTCCGTACTATATCAACAAGGCCGACTTCGTGGCCTGCCACAACCCCTCCTACATCACCAAGGGCTATAAGATGGTCAACGACGTCAAGCCCGGCGGCGTGTTCATGATCAACTGCCAGTGGGATTTCGAGGAGCTGAACCACCACCTGAAGGCCGACGCCAAGCGCTACATCGCCCGCAATAACATCCAGCTGTATACCATCAACGCCATTGATCTGGCCATCGAGATCGGTATGGGCAAGCGCAACAACACCATCCTGCAGTCCGCTTTCTTCTCTCTGGCCAAGGTGCTGCCGGAGGAGGACGCCATCCGCTTCATGAAGGAGAAGGCCAAGGCCTCCTACCTGAAGAAGGGTCAGGACGTGGTGGATATGAACTACAAGGCCATCGACCTGGGTGCCACCGCCTATAAGAAGATCGACGTGCCCGCCGAGTGGGCCGACGCCGTGGACGAGCCGGATACCCGCGAGCTGAAGGGTAAGCCGGAGCTGGTGAAGATGGTCAAGGAGATCCTGGAGCCTGTGGGCAAGATGGACGGCGACAGCCTGCCCGTCTCCGCCTTCGCCGAGCACGTGGACGGTCAGTTCGAGCTGGGCGCCTCCGCTTACGAGAAGCGTGGTGTGGCCGTGTCCGTCCCCACCTGGGACGCCAACAAGTGCATCCAGTGCAACCAGTGCGCCTATGTCTGCCCCCACGCCACCATCCGTCCCTTCGCTCTGACCGCCGAGGAGGCCAAGAACGCCCCGGAGGCCGCCAAGATCGTGGATGTGAAGGCCGGCAAGGGCAAGGGTACCTATCAGTTCACCATGGCCATCAGTCCTCTGGACTGCATGGGCTGCGGCGTCTGCATCGGCGTCTGCCCGGTGAACGCCCTGTCTATGGTTCCTCAGGAGGGTGAGCTTGCGCAGCAGGATGTGTTCAACTACTGCGTGGCCGAGGTGTCCGAGAAGAAGGATATGCAGGACAACACCGTCAAGGGCAGCCAGTTCAAGCAGCCCATGCTGGAGTTCTCCGGCTCCTGCGCCGGCTGCGCCGAGACCAGCTATGCCCGTCTCGTCACCCAGCTGTTCGGTGACCATATGTATATCTCCAACGCCACCGGCTGCTCCTCCATCTGGGGCGGTCCTGCGGCTACCTCTCCCTACTGCGCCAACAAGGAGGGCCACGGCCCCGCATGGTGCAACTCCCTGTTTGAGGATAACGCCGAGCACGGTCTGGGTATGTACATCGGCCAGAACAAGATCCGTCAGGATCTGGCCGAGGAGACCCGCCAGCTGATCGCCGTGGAGTGGGCTCGTCCCGAGCTGAAGGCCGCCGCTCAGGCATGGCTGGACACCATGGAGGACGGCGAGGCCAATGCAGAGGCTGCCCGTGCCTTCGTCAAGGCTCTGGAGGACAGCATCTGCACCGTAGAGGAGCTGGCTGCCGTGCCTCAGTTCGCTGAGCACGCCGCCCAGCTGAAGGCTAAGGGCGCTCTGTTCTGCGACTGCGCCGCCTGCACCATCGCCGCTGACCTGCTGAGCAAGAAGGAGTATCTGGCCAAGAAGTCCATGTGGATCTTCGGCGGCGACGGCTGGGCCTACGACATCGGCTACGGCGGTCTGGACCACGTCATCGCCTCCAAGCAGGATGTGAACATCTTCGTGTTCGATACCGAGGTGTACTCCAACACCGGTGGACAGGCCTCCAAGGCCTCCAACATTGGCCAGGTCTGCCAGTTTGCCGCAGCCGGTAAGGAGGTCAAGAAGAAGAGCCTTGCCGAGATCGCCATGCAGTACGGCTACGTGTACGTGGCTCAGGTGGCTATGGGCGCCAATCCCGCTCAGACCATCAAGGCCATCGCCGAGGCCGAGGCCTATCACGGCCCGTCCCTGATCATCGGCTACAGCCCCTGCGAGATGCACAGCATCAAGGGCGGCATGATGAACTGCCAGAAGGAAATGAAGCGTGCCGTGGACTGCGGCTACTGGAACCTGTTCCGCTTCAATCCTGCTGCTCCGGCAGGCCAGCGCTTCTCCATGGATTCCAAGGCGCCCGCCGGCGGCTATCAGGAGTTCCTGATGAACGAGGCCCGTTACAGCCGTCTGACCCGTGAGTTCCCCGATCGTGCCGAGGCACTGTTTGCCCGGAACGAGGAGGAGGCCAAGAACCGCTATGAGCATCTGCTGAAGCTCATTGAGATGTACGACAAGTAA